Genomic window (Arachis hypogaea cultivar Tifrunner chromosome 13, arahy.Tifrunner.gnm2.J5K5, whole genome shotgun sequence):
TACCATCCAGATGTGTGCCATGATCCTTCCATGAAGGAGGAGTCTAATAGGATGTTTGTGCAgttgaatgctgcttatgagaccTTGTCCAACCCCATGCTTAGACAACAGTATGATAGTCAATTAGGTTTGAGTGTCAGCCATGATTATTCTGAAACAAGTTTGAGGAGCCTTTGGGAGGAGGAGCAACACCAAGTGGTTGTTGAATTGAAGACAAGGTCTCGGAGACGCATGGAGCAAAAGGCCAACAGAATGAGGGCACCAACCAGAAGAAAAGACAGGAACTGATGATCATCTTGAATTTTATTTGATTCTTtcattaattttgatacatttatTTAACTTGACTTGTATAGAGCAATGAATAAATCTGTTTTATTAGACTCTTATTGATTATTGCAGATCATATAAACCAATTTTGGAAAGTTAACCAGATTCGTTATTCTGTAAAATGTTGAATTAGTCACTTGTTTTATGAACCTTAGGATAGCTACTGATTTGTAAATTATCAATTGGTAACAATATTAAGTAACTATAAGTTGTAATTGATGAGAAGTTAATTTTGTCAGGATAAAGAAAATTCAAAGTCAAGAACTGAGGCAGCTTAATTATTTCAAACATTGCAACTAGAGATATAATAATAGAATgccataaaagaaaagaaaagaaaaagagaattcaaaggggaatggGGCAAAGGCAGTAGTatttaattttcacacaacatcaACACCAGAACCAAGTCAACTTGAGCAGTTTTCTACCAACCCCAATTCCCCAATTTTATTGTATTAAGGACCACAAAGGTCACA
Coding sequences:
- the LOC112792266 gene encoding chaperone protein dnaJ 20, chloroplastic; translation: MDALLLSSFQCLPWLSSTKQQRHYSHMHLSCRATKVECESNFYKVLSVSPKSATMDEIKRAYRSMALQYHPDVCHDPSMKEESNRMFVQLNAAYETLSNPMLRQQYDSQLGLSVSHDYSETSLRSLWEEEQHQVVVELKTRSRRRMEQKANRMRAPTRRKDRN